CGCCGTCGAAACCATCGCCGGTGAGCCTGCTGAATTCGATAACATCGCCATTCCCGCCGTCGTATTCACCGATCCCGAATTGGCCTGGTGTGGCGTGACAGAAAAAGAAGCCAAAGATCAGGGACTCGAAGTCGAAATCACGCGATTCCCCTGGGCTGCCTCTGGTCGTGCACAAACATTGGCGCGCACGGAAGGGCTCACCAAAATGATCTTCGACAAGAAAACAGGACGCGTCCTGGGAGTCGGCATCGTTGGACCTGGTGCAGGCGAACTCATCGCCGAGGGTGTCATTGCTGTGGAAATGGCGGCAGTCGCCGGAGATGTGGCGGAAAGTATTCATGCACATCCAACGCTTTCAGAAACCCTGATGGAAGCAGCGGAAAGCTTTCATGGTCAGGCCACTCATATGTACAAACCCAAGCGAAAATAATACGATAGAGAACAGTCACTGCGTTCGCATGATCGCAGTGACTGAACTTCGTCACATTTTAATTGCAGGTTCGAGAACAAAGGGGCGTTGGTGAATGCGATTTCATAAACAATCGACAACGCCCTCTTATTTCAGCCGCCGCGACCAGATTCGGCTGTTCCGCCTGGTCGCAGCGATCGGCGTCATTTTTATCGCCATGCATTATGCGTCAAAACCCAGTAGCTGGTACTGGCTCACCGGTCGCCCCAAAGATGAACCCGCAGCCCAGCAAACCGATGTCTCCCAAAAGGAGATTGACTTCAGCGTCAAACAGGAAACAGAGTTGAAACCGGATGAGTTCCGCACGGAGCCCACACCGGAAATCAAGCCTCCTGAGGCTGTGAATTCACAACTGAAAAACGGGGAATACGACGTACGAGTCGATCCACGACTACTGAATCCCATCACAGACAGCACACTGGGTATCCGCGACCACGAATCAGGTGCACTTTATTATCTGCTCGCCAAAGTAGCCGCCATCCCCCAGAATATTCTGGAACAGTCGGCTGACCCAGCGCCCCCCTTTGTGGTCATCATGACCGAATCGCCGAAATATCGCGGACAACTCATCACAGTCAAAGGACGCCTTAAACGGCTGACCCCGCTCAAAGTGAATGAGAATTCGTATGGCATTGAGCATCTGTATGAAGGTTGGTTCTTTTCAAAAGACTCGGGAACGCATCCCTGGCGCGTGCTGTGTACCAGATTACCGCAAGGTATTCCGCAAGGCACGAACCTGAAGAACATGCCCTCCGTTCAGATTACCGGCTATTACTTCAAAAAGTACGGCTATCCTTCCGCTGCCGGAAAACTTCAGACAGCCCCGCTCATGATCGCCGGACAAATCCGCTGGTTTCCCCCCGCAGCAGCCGAAACCGCGTCTTCATCGGGGGCCGCCAAATACGTGGTCAGCCTGTTCCTGGTAATTGGTGTTGCGCTGGCATTTATGATCTGGCGATTCACCATCAACGATCAACAGTTTTCCCGCAGTAAAACAGCCCGGTTAATGGAACGCCCCGATATGTCTATGGAGAGCCTGAAGGATATCGAAACCGTCGATATCAATGATGTCCTCAAACAACTGGGGCAAAAGAGTCCACCTGCCTCTGACCAAACAGATCAGCAGAAACCCTGATCGCGGTTAAGCGACCTGCAGCCGCACCGCTTCTTCAATGGCGGCAAACACCACATCACAGAGTTGATGAATCAAGTCGGCAGGCATTCCCGGAGCCGGCATTAAAATGACCACATCCCCCAGCGGACGAATAATCACTCCCTGCTTGCGGGCTGCCAGCGTGACTTGATGTCCCATACGCTGAGCCGCCGGAAATGTGGCTTTGGTCTCACAATCGGCAACCAGTTCGATCCCCACCATTGCTCCCTTATGACGGACTTCACCCACATGCGGATGATCCTTGAGCGCGGCTAACCGCTGACTTAAAACCTCTTCGACCTGCTTGACGTTGTCTAACGTCTGCTCTGAATCAAACAGTTCCAGCGTCGCCAGCGCGGCAGCACAAGCCAGCGAATTCCCGGTATAAGTGTGCCCGTGGTAAAATGCTTTATATTCATCGGGCTCCGCATCGAACGCAGAGAAGATCTCGTCGGTGGTCAGTGTTGCCGCTAGAGGCAGATAGCCGCCGGTAATGCCTTTTGCCAGGCAGAGAAAATCAGGCGTCACCCCTTCCTGCTCACAGGCAAACATGGTTCCGGTCCGTCCCAGACCAACGGCGACTTCATCGGCAATCAGGGGGATTCCGTAATGGGCCGTCAATTCACGCACGCGTTTGAGGTAACCGGGGGGATGCATCAACATTCCGGCTGCTCCTTGAACCAATGGCTCAATTACAAACGCTGCCAGACGCTCGTGGTTCTCAACAATCAGTCGTTCGAGCTCCTGTTCACAAAACTCGATATATCCAGCTTCCGTATACCCATCCGGACGGTGATAGGCACTCGGACAGGGAATCTGCACCGACTCAAATAACAGTTGCCCGAAGATCTGATGAAAGATCGAAATCCCTCCGACACTAACCGATCCGATCGTGTCGCCATGATACGCGTGCTGCATGCAGGCAAACAATGTGCGTGGCTGCGCATCAGGTGTCTCTTTTTGTGCATGGTATTGAAACGCCATCTTCAGCGCGATCTCAACCGCCGTCGAACCACTGTCGGAATAGAAAACTTTCGTCAACCCGGCTGGAGCCCGTTTGGCCAATTCTCCCGCCAGTTCGATCGAAGGGACACTCCCCAAACCCAGCAGAGTCGAATGCGCAACCTTGTCTAACTGCTCTCGAATCGCCTTATCGATCGCCGGCACACGATGACCGTGCACATTGCACCACAGCGAAGAGACCCCATCCAGATATGTCTTGCCATCCACGTCGGTCAGAAAGAAGCCCTCACCCGACTCGATGATCGGCACACCTTCCTCCCGGTGCGCCCGCATCTGAGTAAAGGGATGCCAGACATGTTCGTTATCGATGGATCGTAATTCTTCAGACTGCATGAGCGACTCGAAATAATTTCAGAAGAGGTTTGTAAAAATAGAAAGAGCCACGTCGAGGGGAGCGTGACTCTTTCACTAAGACTTTAACATCTGTCGCCGAATTAACCGGGCAGCAGATCGCGAACAACGTCGCGTTCGTCACGCAATTCCTGTAATGTTGCTTTGAACTTCTCCTGAGCGAAGTCATCGTGCTCAATGCCTTCGACGAGTTTCCAAGTGGTACCATCGCTGGTCAGAGGGAACCCGCAGATCAGACCTTCATCAACACCATAGCTGCCATCACTGCAGACAGCAGCACTGAAGCTCGCTCCAAGTGGAGTCGGCGTGATGATGCTTTTGATCGTGTCCAGCGCCGCATTCGCAGCAGAAGCCGCACTCGAAGCACCACGAGCCGCAATCACAGCCGCACCACGTTTCTGAACAGTTTCGATGAATTCACCACGCAACCAGTCGTGATCTTCAATGATTTCAGGAACGGGACTTCCATGAATCGTTGCGTGATAAAAATCAGGAAACTGAGTGGCTGAGTGGTTACCCCAGATGTTCATATTTTTTACAGCAGAAACAGGCTGGCCGGCCTTTTTCGCAATCTGTGATACGGCCCGATTCTCATCCAGACGTGTCATCGCGTACCAGCGATCACGGGGCACTTTGGGAGCGTTAGCCATGGCGATCAGGCAGTTCGTATTACAGGGATTTCCAACGACCAGAACCCGCACATCATCCGCAGCCGCCGCTTCAATTGCTTTCCCGGTATTCGTGAAAATCGGTCCGTTGATGCGGATCAAATCGCCCCGCTCCATACCTGCTTTACGAGGAACACTTCCGACACAAATGACGAAGTTACAATCCGCAAAAGCATCTTCCAGATGATCGCTGTCGGCTTTCACAACTCCTGCTAAAGTTGGAAACGCACAGTCTTCCAGTTCCATTTCCACTCCGTCCAGTGCTGACAGCACAGGGGGAACTTCTACGAGATGAAGAATGACAGGCTGATCAGGGCCAAAAATTTCCCCGGATGCCAGGCGGAATAACATGGCATAGCCAATCTGGCCTGCTGCCCCTGTTACCGCAACTCGAATCGGATGAGTCATCTCTTAATCACTCCTTAACAATGAATGTTGCTCAGTGAACCTATTTCAAGGCTGAATATTGAATGTTATGTGTGTTTTTTTACCTCCCGGCTCGCTGATCAGCAACCGTTCAGAGGCAACAGTTTCCAATTTCTACAGACTCATCCAAATTGTGGAGGAAAAGGTGTTAAGATAGCCAGCCTCGCTGTATTTTTGATCGATTGGGAGCCAGACTACTCGATATTAGCGGTTCGAAAGGGCAAGTCCCCCGATCACCACCACCGCCGCCGCCAGTGACGCAAACAGGATTTTCACCCAACTGTATGGACGCTCTCCGTGGACTTCTCCCGTCGCCGCATTCACGGCCACCTGGTACAGCTTATCCTTATATTTGTAAGTCATCAGCCACAAAGGCAGCAACAGATGCTTATAAGTGATCGCATCGTACTGGCTCTGAATCGAATCAACCCGCTGTGTATCCCCGCCAATCCGTCTGCAGACATCCGAGTACAGGGCCGCGTCAATCCGTTCTTTCCCTAAGAGGAAACCGTCTTCCAGTTCCACGTCATAAGTCCGGGCAGTAAATCCTGCCAATAATGCATGACGAAACGGCACAAGCAGATGCATGGGAAACGGTTCCAGTTCCCGGATCAATTGTCGCTTCAGTCCACGCGAAGCCAGGATCACGACGTCATCAAAAAAACGCTGAAACGCTCCTGATGCGGGATACCAGCGCGTCCGACGTACCTGACGTCGATTCTTCCCTGTGCCCACCGTCACATAATAATGCTCACCGCGCTGACCGCGATAATGCGTGCTGGTCATACTGTCAAAAGTGAAATAAGGCAGATAGACGCCGTGAAAGGTTCCCTCGGCCCCTTTTTCTACAAACTCATTAGGAGCAAACCAGAGCGACTTCACCCAGCTGCGCAAATTCTGCCGCGCCACTTCCTGCTCGATCTGAAACGGCAACACCGCATCCACGGGAACGCGTTTGTCAGACGTATGCGCTTTTTCCAATTGAATCGGCGAAGCACAATAAGGGCACTCAGAACTCGTCACCGTATCGACAAACATCAGTGTGGCGCCGCAACTTTCACACTGGACTTCCTGCTGATTTTGTCCCTCCTCATCAGACTGCTGCTCTCGCAGTTCCTGCAGATGCGCCAACATCCCGTAAAAATCCTGCTCATCGACCGACTCGTCTTCCGAAAAGCCGATTGCTTTCTCAAAACCACAATGGGAACATTTCAGACTTTGTGTTTTAATGTGAAAAACCAGGTCCGCACCACAGCCTTCACAGGGAAAAATACGCCCCTTCTCATCATCAATCCGTTCTCCCCCTTCCTCAAACGAAGTTTCTTCGAGAAAAATCGGCTCATCTGCATCATGAGGAGGCAAAGGAGGGGGCTGTTGACTCATCGTTCGCTTTCCGGTTTGAGTGTCGATCAATAGTTCTAACGGTAACCTGACAGTCTGGAAACGTAAATCAGTATCGAATGGATTAATCTAATGTGAGAAAATCAGCCCTCATAGTCAACTCGAACCAGATACAGCCCGCAGGCAGGCGCCGTCGCTCCCGCCTGTGAACGGTCCATGGAAACTAGAATCTTCTGTACCTTCCCAGGCGTCCAGCGTCCCACACCCACTTCAAGCAACGTCCCGGCAATCGCACGTACCATATTGTATAAAAACCCATCCGCCACGATATCGACGGTGAGAAATTCCGCAGACAAAGATTCGCTGTCGTTCGTTTGTTGAAGCGTTTCTGCCCCCCAGACCGGCCAGACCGACGTGCGCTGCACCGTTAACTCCTGAATGGTCCGTACACTGGTCGCTTTATTCGGAAAGTGCGATTCGAAACAGCGAAAATCATGCTTACCCAGCAAAAACTGACCGGCTGCATGCATTTGCTCCGCATCCAGAGGTCGGCCGAACTCACAAACATACCGTTTTAGAAACGGATAACCGACGCTTGTATTATGAATCACATAGCGATACCGCTTGCGGACGGCCGAATACGTCGCGTGAAATGCAGCATCAACTTCTTCAGCCTGTCGCACACAAATGCTGTCCGGTAAAAAACGCTGCAATCCTGATTGAATATTCTTACAGGGAATCGACGACGTCGTTTGAAAATTCGCCACCTGCCCCAGCGCATGTACGCCAGCATCCGTGCGTCCCGCCACCAGCACGCCCGTTTTCTGCTGCGTCAGCTTCTCGATAGCAGATTCCACACATGCCTGCACCGAGAGACCATTCGGCTGCACCTGCCAACCGGCATACTCCGATCCATCATAGGCCAGCGTTAGTTTGATGTTTCTCATGAACGTTCTATCGTCAGCTTTCTGCAGATGAGAAATGGCAGAACAGGACTGCTTGAACTCGCTTTACAGTCCGAGCTTTTCTTTCCAGTATTGCCACTGCTCTTGCACCGGTGCCTCGCCCCCGGAACCGAAGCTGCACAAAGCGGCCATCGCGTTGCGTGCGCCCAGCACCTGATAAATATCATCTTCAATTTGCGGGCAGGCTTCCTGTAACTCTTCCAGCGAAAGATCAACCAGTCGGCACGAACGTGATTCGCACAGCGCCACAAGTTTTCCGACGATACCATGACCGGTTCGCATCGGAGTCCCTTTCTTGATCAGGTACTCCATCAACGCGGTTGCATCGAGGAAACCGTCTTCCAGTTTGGCGGCAATCGTTTCCTGCTGCAGCTCGGCCCCTTCGACCATCGCCGCCGCCAGTTCCAGGCAGGCCGCCACTGTATCGTAAGAGTCAAACAGCGCCAGCTTGTCTTCCTGCATATCGCGGTTATACGCCATCGGCAGCCCTTTGAGCAGCACCAGAATCTGCTGCACGTCAGCAATCGGTCGAGCCGACTTGCCACGAATCAACTCCAGCACATCCGGATTCCGTTTTTGCGGCATGATCGACGAGCCGGTGGTAAACGCATCGGGTAGTTTGAGAAATCCGAACTCGGTCGAAAACCAGGCGATCCATTCCTCGGCCCAGTTACTCAAGTGAGTGGCCACCAGCGCCATGCAGAAACAGAACTCCGCCAGGTAATCCCGGTCACTCGAAATATCCAGACTGTTACGGGCGACATCGGTGAATTCAAGCAACTCTGCCGAATAGTGTCGGTCGATCGGCAGTGACGTTCCCGCCAGTGCCGCTCCTCCCAGGGGGGAAACATTCACCCGCTTCAGGCAATCCGCCAGTCGCTGACGATCCCGGTCAAACTTCTCGCAATACGCGAGCCAGTAATGGGCGGCCTTCACCGGCTGGGCCCGCTGCAGATGCGTGAAGCCAGGCAAAACGAGATCTTTGTCGCGTTCACAACGTTCGACAAACGCGACCTGCAGATCTTTGAGTAAACCGTCAATTCGCTGAATCGCTTCGCGGGTGTAAAGTTTCAAATCGGTCGAAACCTGATCGTTACGACTCCGCGCCGTATGCAGCTTGCGTCCCACATCGCCAACGCGTTCGGTCAACGCACTTTCAATGTGCATGTGGATGTCTTCAAGATCAAAGCGAAACTCGAACTCACCCCGTTCAATTTCTCCGCCGATCTGTGCCAGCGTCTCGATGATTTGCTGGCACTCGTCTTCAGTAATCAACCCCACCTTGGCCAGCATACGGGCGTGAGCCTGCGAGCCTTGAATGTCCACCGCCGCCAGGCGGCTGTCAAAACTGATCGATTCTGTAAACGCTTCAACACGTGCATCGGTCTGCTGTTGAAATCGTCCTCCCCAGGCTTTTGCGGCCACGGTGTTTCTCCACTGCAATTCAAAAGTGATTAAAAGTCCCAGCGTCGCTTGCCGTATTGTATAAACGAAGCATAGGCAGATTAATCGGCGGGCCGCCATCCATCAAGCCGACCACTGGCCCGGAGTCAGAATGACACCATAATTTATGCATTTTCGCCGCAGAATCGGGATTTTTGTTGGTAAATGGTCTATTTGTCCCCCTACGATGGAATTCAGCGTTTTAAAAGTTGAAAAACGAGATCATCCAACGTGTCTCGCGTTCAGAGTTCAAAAAGTACTGACCATGAAAAACATCCTGACATTCCTCCTGACCGCCTCCGTCATTCTCAGCAACAGTGCGCACCAGACTTCTACTGCAGCCATCGAAGCGCCGAAACCAGAGCTGTCCTCTGCAAAACAGGACACAGCGCCGATCTGGACCATTGAGATTTCGCCAGCCCCCGGACTGGATTCTTACGCGACCCGCGAAATCCATTTTCCTCTCGACTCAAAACAGACACTCGCTGCTTCGACCGAAAATTCAGACGACACGATTGTTATCGTCCCCCGTGCCATCCCCGAAGTCGCAGCAAAGCCGAAATGTGAAAACTGTAATCGTCCACAGCGCAGAACCAGGAATCGCAGTGCGTATTGCCATTCCTGGCCCTGGTCGCGTCGACCCTATTATGCGAATTGGCAATGGAGTCCCGCACAATATATGTATGGCGATTTCATCCGATCCAACTGGTTTGGTTCTCCTTATCCCAGACACACGTTCTACTATAATGGTTACCGCCCGTCATTCCGTTTTGGCTCGCTCCAGTTCCGGGGCTTCGGCAATTATGACCGGATGTATAACCCGCGGATCATCCCCTTCGGCTATCAATTTACCGGTTCACGCGGGTTCTATGCTGCCCTCGCGCTGGCCGAGCAGTATGGTTTCTGATTGATTTACGAAAAACATCATCCCGTTTTCCAAGAGGATTGCATCCGCTGATCGCTCCTGATAGGTTTCGTGTTTAGCGCGAGAACTACCTTAGGAGTGTTAAGACTGATGACAACGAATCCCCCCAAAGCGGTCGTCCTGGTCAGCGGCGGCCTTGATTCGGCAACCGCCCTGGCAATCGCGGCGGACGCCGGTTTCGAATTGTACGCACTTTCGTTTGACTACGGCCAACGGCACCGCCACGAACTGGAAGCAGCAAAGAAGGTCTGCGAGTCATTCAACGTCAAGCAGTTTGTCATCTTTCCGCTCGACCTGCGTGTGTTCGGCGGTTCGGCACTCACGGCAGATATCGACGTCCCCAAAGACCGGAGCGAACACGATCTGGAAACGGGCATCCCTATCACCTATGTTCCCGCGCGTAACACCGTCTTTCTTTCACTCGCGCTCGCGTGGGCAGAAACGCTGAATGCCTTCGATCTCTTCATCGGAGTCAACGCCGTCGATTACAGCGGCTACCCTGACTGCCGCCCGGAATTCATTGAAGCCTTTCAGAAAGTCGCTTCGCTGGCGACGAAAACCGGCGTGGAGCACTCGGGGAACTGGAAGATTCACACGCCGTTGATTTCACTGACCAAAGCCGAGATCATCAAACAGGGTATGGCGCTCGGCGTTGACTATGGTCTGACGCATAGCTGCTACGACCCACTGCCCGATGGCACCCCCTGCGGCCACTGCGATTCATGCCAGCTCCGCGCCAAAGGGTTCGCAGACGCAGGATTCGACGACCCGGCTTTGAAATCATAATAGCCATTTCAACTGGACGGTTTCAGTTCCCACCCTGGCTCGGTCACCGGCGGTGTCTCGGACGGTTCGACCAGTTTACCGTATAGATCCGGACGTCGTGCGCGAATGTAACGTCGTCCACCAGCCTGCCCCAGTTTTTCCTCAGTGCAGAGGGCGATCGCAATATCGTCACCCAGCTTGGTACATTCAGCGATGATCTCGCCGAACGGATCCAGAATCATCGACAACCCCGGTTTGACTTCCTGATCATCCATGCCAACCGGATTTGTGAAGATGGCGTAGACCCCGTTATCATAGGCCCGCGCCGGCAGCCATCGCATCAACCAGCCTTTCCCTTTCGGCCCCTGAAATTCCTGTCGCAGCCGCACCGGGTCCCGATCCCGATTGTGCCAGAGTGCCGGATCGACCAGACCGCGGCCCGGCATCAATGACGGCAGACAACAGGTCACGTGAGGCATGAAGATGATATCTGCTCCCAGCATCGCCGTCATCCGCACGTTTTCCACCAGATTATTATCGTAACAGATCAGAATTCCACAGCGACAACCCCGCACATCGAACACAACGTACTCATCACCGGAAGAGAGATGGGAATTCACAAACGCGTGCAGCTTGCGAAAGCGGGCCAGCAATTCGGTTCCATCCACACAAACATACGTATTGTAGACCTCGCCCTGATCGACTTCGAACAGGCCGGCCAGAATGGGAACGCCGACTTCCCCTGAAATCTGCATCAGTTCCTGTGTACTGGGTCCGTTCGGGACAGGCTCGGCCAGGTCGATCAGTTGTTCCTTGGAAAATGATTGCACAAACGTGTAAGCCGGGATACAACATTCGTGGAAGCTGACAATTTCCGCCCCCTGCTCGACCGCCTGGTGGGCGAGCTCACGAATCCGCTGGAGGTTATAGGCTTTG
This window of the Gimesia fumaroli genome carries:
- the bioA gene encoding adenosylmethionine--8-amino-7-oxononanoate transaminase, which gives rise to MQSEELRSIDNEHVWHPFTQMRAHREEGVPIIESGEGFFLTDVDGKTYLDGVSSLWCNVHGHRVPAIDKAIREQLDKVAHSTLLGLGSVPSIELAGELAKRAPAGLTKVFYSDSGSTAVEIALKMAFQYHAQKETPDAQPRTLFACMQHAYHGDTIGSVSVGGISIFHQIFGQLLFESVQIPCPSAYHRPDGYTEAGYIEFCEQELERLIVENHERLAAFVIEPLVQGAAGMLMHPPGYLKRVRELTAHYGIPLIADEVAVGLGRTGTMFACEQEGVTPDFLCLAKGITGGYLPLAATLTTDEIFSAFDAEPDEYKAFYHGHTYTGNSLACAAALATLELFDSEQTLDNVKQVEEVLSQRLAALKDHPHVGEVRHKGAMVGIELVADCETKATFPAAQRMGHQVTLAARKQGVIIRPLGDVVILMPAPGMPADLIHQLCDVVFAAIEEAVRLQVA
- a CDS encoding malate dehydrogenase: MTHPIRVAVTGAAGQIGYAMLFRLASGEIFGPDQPVILHLVEVPPVLSALDGVEMELEDCAFPTLAGVVKADSDHLEDAFADCNFVICVGSVPRKAGMERGDLIRINGPIFTNTGKAIEAAAADDVRVLVVGNPCNTNCLIAMANAPKVPRDRWYAMTRLDENRAVSQIAKKAGQPVSAVKNMNIWGNHSATQFPDFYHATIHGSPVPEIIEDHDWLRGEFIETVQKRGAAVIAARGASSAASAANAALDTIKSIITPTPLGASFSAAVCSDGSYGVDEGLICGFPLTSDGTTWKLVEGIEHDDFAQEKFKATLQELRDERDVVRDLLPG
- the truA gene encoding tRNA pseudouridine(38-40) synthase TruA, with the protein product MRNIKLTLAYDGSEYAGWQVQPNGLSVQACVESAIEKLTQQKTGVLVAGRTDAGVHALGQVANFQTTSSIPCKNIQSGLQRFLPDSICVRQAEEVDAAFHATYSAVRKRYRYVIHNTSVGYPFLKRYVCEFGRPLDAEQMHAAGQFLLGKHDFRCFESHFPNKATSVRTIQELTVQRTSVWPVWGAETLQQTNDSESLSAEFLTVDIVADGFLYNMVRAIAGTLLEVGVGRWTPGKVQKILVSMDRSQAGATAPACGLYLVRVDYEG
- the argH gene encoding argininosuccinate lyase, with product MAAKAWGGRFQQQTDARVEAFTESISFDSRLAAVDIQGSQAHARMLAKVGLITEDECQQIIETLAQIGGEIERGEFEFRFDLEDIHMHIESALTERVGDVGRKLHTARSRNDQVSTDLKLYTREAIQRIDGLLKDLQVAFVERCERDKDLVLPGFTHLQRAQPVKAAHYWLAYCEKFDRDRQRLADCLKRVNVSPLGGAALAGTSLPIDRHYSAELLEFTDVARNSLDISSDRDYLAEFCFCMALVATHLSNWAEEWIAWFSTEFGFLKLPDAFTTGSSIMPQKRNPDVLELIRGKSARPIADVQQILVLLKGLPMAYNRDMQEDKLALFDSYDTVAACLELAAAMVEGAELQQETIAAKLEDGFLDATALMEYLIKKGTPMRTGHGIVGKLVALCESRSCRLVDLSLEELQEACPQIEDDIYQVLGARNAMAALCSFGSGGEAPVQEQWQYWKEKLGL
- the queC gene encoding 7-cyano-7-deazaguanine synthase QueC codes for the protein MTTNPPKAVVLVSGGLDSATALAIAADAGFELYALSFDYGQRHRHELEAAKKVCESFNVKQFVIFPLDLRVFGGSALTADIDVPKDRSEHDLETGIPITYVPARNTVFLSLALAWAETLNAFDLFIGVNAVDYSGYPDCRPEFIEAFQKVASLATKTGVEHSGNWKIHTPLISLTKAEIIKQGMALGVDYGLTHSCYDPLPDGTPCGHCDSCQLRAKGFADAGFDDPALKS
- a CDS encoding nitrilase family protein translates to MRDIRIAAVQFEHRNGDKAYNLQRIRELAHQAVEQGAEIVSFHECCIPAYTFVQSFSKEQLIDLAEPVPNGPSTQELMQISGEVGVPILAGLFEVDQGEVYNTYVCVDGTELLARFRKLHAFVNSHLSSGDEYVVFDVRGCRCGILICYDNNLVENVRMTAMLGADIIFMPHVTCCLPSLMPGRGLVDPALWHNRDRDPVRLRQEFQGPKGKGWLMRWLPARAYDNGVYAIFTNPVGMDDQEVKPGLSMILDPFGEIIAECTKLGDDIAIALCTEEKLGQAGGRRYIRARRPDLYGKLVEPSETPPVTEPGWELKPSS